TGGATTAGAAGGCTTGCTTCCCGATACTCCAAAGAGCGGCGATCCTATTTTTTCGCGAACGCAGAATGTTATCGTAGCGAGCAACTGGGAGGCCGTCGCGGCTGCGCGGGCTCGAGCGCAGCAATTGGGGTATCATACCCTGATTTTGTCAACTTTTGTAGAGGGTGAAACCAAAGATGTGGCTCGGGTTCATGCCGCCATCGCCAAAGAGGTGCACAAAACTGGTAATCCGATTAAAAAACCATGTTGTATCATCTCTGGGGGCGAGACCACGGTCACGATCCATGGCAACGGCTTGGGAGGCCGAAATCAGGAATTCGTGCTTGCGGCTGCAATGGACCTGGCAGGTATGGAGAACACAGTGGTACTCAGCGCTGGTACTGATGGCAGTGACGGCCCAACCGATGCCGCCGGTGCCATTGCCGATGGTCAAACCATCGCCCGGGCCAATCAATTGCAGCTCAAAGCATTGCAATTTCTCCAGAATAACGACTCCTATCACTTTTTTGAACCGTTGGGCGATCTGATTAAGACCGGGCCAACAAATACCAATGTGATGGACATTCGAATCCTTTTGATGAAATAGCAGTTTTTTTGAGACCAGCACGTGCGGGCAAGCGTGCATTATTTAATCTCTAAACCGAGATCGGATTAAAGATGACTGATATCGTTCTTGTGGCTGGTATCGTTGCGTTTTGCTTCAGCCATAAGTCATGAAAGCGTGACCGTACCTCCAATCTAAGTGCAAAGGGGCCCGCCAATTTTCAAAATTCGTTCATTTGGCAGAACTCCATAAAATAGCCGCATGGGAATGTTAGCTGTCTGATCCTCGGTTTAACAAGTTTTTTTTTGGAGATCGATATAATTCTAATTGGGACAAATTTGAAATTTAATTTAAAATCTTTTGGGCTTTTGTTATATAGAGAATCGAGTCATTGTGAACAAATAGTTGGCGAACGGATTTTTGCAATGATTCGATTTATGTTATTCTGCCAAAGCCTGAAAAAATCCGTTGGAGTAGAATATGTTAGATGGCAATTTTGCGCGGCTTAAGGATCGGGATGAAGTTGAAAATATCGTCATTCCGGAACGGCTGCCAATCATACCGCTTCGTGATTTTATTGTTTTTCCATATATGGTCACCCCGCTGATCATCGCTCGTGCGAAATCAATGCGATTGATCGATCAAGTGATGGATGGGGATAAATTGGTGGGATTAGTTGCGCAGAAGCGTCCTGAAATTGAGGACCCTGATGCTGATAGTCTTTTTCATTTTGGGACTGCTGCCTATGTGTTGAAAGTACTGCGTTTTCCCGATGGCAGTTTGCGCGTATTGGTGCAGGGGTTATCACGGATCAAGATTTTAAAATATGTGCAGGAGAACCCCTTTTTTGTCGGTCGTGTGAAAAAACTTGAGGACCGTTTTGAGTTCAACCTCGAAGCGCAGGCGCTGCTTCGGAATATCTCTCATCAATTTCAACGGATCGCCATGTTAGTCCCCAATCTGCCAGATGAACTTCAGATTGCAGTAATGAACATGGATGATCCCAGTCGGCTCACTGATCTGTTGGCATCGAACTTGAATCTTTCACTTTTCGAGAAAGAAGATATTTTAGAGACGGTTGATGTCCGCGATCGTATGGAGAAATTGACCATTTTCTTGAATCGTGAGCTGGAGGTTCTGGAGATGGGGTCGAAAATCCAGAGCCAGGTTCAATCGGAAATGGGTAAAAATCAGCGGGAGTTTTATCTGCGCGAGCAATTGAAGGCGATCCAACGGGAGCTCGGTGAGAGCGATGAACGAACCGCTGAGATCAACGAGTTAAAGCAGCGGATCGCTGAGGCCCAAATGTCAGAGCAAGCAGAGAAAGAGGCGCTGCGAGAGCTGGACCGCCTGTCCAAAATGCCCCCTGGCGCCGCTGAATATACGGTGTCGCGCACTTATATTGATTGGTTGGTCAGCTTGCCTTGGGCTAAAACCACCGAGGACAATTTGGATATCAATGAAGCTGAGCGAATTTTGAATCAGGATCATTATGATTTGGAAAAAGTGAAAGAACGAATTCTTGAATATCTTGCGGTGAGAAAGCTGAAGCAGGATATGAAAGGGCCGATTCTCTGCTTCGTAGGCCCGCCGGGTGTGGGCAAAACCTCGTTGGGCCGCTCCATTGCGCGAGCACTGAACCGCAAGTTCATCCGAATTTCCCTGGGTGGCGTCCGCGATGAAGCTGAGATCCGAGGGCACCGACGCACCTACATCGGGGCGCTGCCCGGTCGGATCATCCAGGGGATTAAAAATGCGGGTTCTAATAACCCAGTGTTCATGCTGGACGAAATCGATAAGCTCGGAACTGATTTTCGTGGCGATCCTTCGTCGGCGTTGCTGGAAGTGCTCGACCCGGAACAAAACCATTCTTTCTCCGACCATTATCTGGATGTAGCGTTCGATCTATCGAAGGTGTTGTTCATTACTACTGCCAATTATCTCGATCCCATCCCTCCAGCGCTGCGCGATCGGATGGAGGTGATCGAGCTGCCGGGATACACCCTGGAGGAAAAACTCCAAATCGCCTTTCAATATCTCATCCCCAAGCAATTGGATGAGCACGGCCTCCCGCGCAAAAGCGTTGCATTCCAAAAGCAGGCGATCAAACATGTCATTTCAAATTACACCCGTGAAGCCGGTCTGAGAGACCTCGAGCGACAGATCGCCAAAATCTGTCGTAAAATTGCCCGACAGTTCGCTGCTGGCAACACGGATCGGGTGGTGGTTTCGAAAGCCACTATCGCCCAATTTCTTGGACCAGAAAAGTTCTTTGCGGAGGTGGCTGAGCGCATTACCGAACCTGGAATTGCCACTGGGTTGGCGTGGACGCCCTATGGCGGGGATATTTTATTTGTGGAATGCAGTCTCATCAAAGGTCAGAAAGGGCTGCTGTTGACAGGCCAATTAGGGGATGTCATGAAAGAATCGGCTCAAGCGGCAATGACCTACGTCCGCTCCCACGCTAAACAATTGGGCATTAAAAAGGATCAGTGCGATAATTGCGAGGTGCATATTCACGTTCCTGCTGGCGCTATCCCCAAGGATGGGCCGTCGGCCGGGATTACCATGGTCATTGCATTGATCTCATTACTAAAGAACGTCAAGGTCAAAAACAATCTTGCCATGAGCGGCGAGATCACATTGCGCGGCAAATTATTGCCGATCGGTGGCGTCAAAGAAAAACTGTTAGCGGCGCGACGCGCTGGGATCAAACAGGTCATTTTGCCTCGGAGAAACGAGAATGATCTCATTGAGCTCCCTGCTGAGATCAAAAATGACCTCACAATTCATTTGATCGATAACATCGACCAGGCTGTGGAAATTGTATTTGGAAGATGAACCATTTAGAATCGCAAAGTCATTTAGCCTTATTTGAACCAAGCGAAATCCCATGGTCCTCTGATTGAACAAAGATCGGTGGACCATGGAATCACGCGCAAAAATATGATTGGTCAGCTATGGCAAAGAATTGAACAAGTGACTGCTTAATTTCTCAATCGCTTTTGCAGGGCAACCCGATCAATTGATGTTATCCATATCCTATTGACGAATGCCATTCGGAACTCTCCTCGAATTTTACTTCACCAACTTGATTCCAGCCCACTCCAAGGCCGATTTTTTATTGAGCGAGCACAGAATTCTCCAGACCCATCGAACTATCGCTTGCATTTCTTAAAAAAAATGTTATATTATAAGCTCATTCATTTTTCTGGAGCCGGTATGCCAACAAAACAATCGATCCTGCTTCAAGTTCGAGATTTGAAAAAATATTTTCCCATCAAAGGGGGAATTTTCGGGTCGGTGAAAGGGTATGTCCATGCGGTGGATGGGATTAGTTTCGATTTGAAACGCGGCGAAACGTTGGGGTTAGTGGGTGAATCTGGTTGCGGCAAATCCACGGCAGCGCGATTAATTTTGCGGCTAATTGAGGCGACTTCTGGAGAGATCGTGTTCGATGGCCGAAATATTCGGGAAATGGATCACAAACAGTTGCAGCGGCTGCGCCGCGAGATGCAGATTGTGTTTCAAGACCCTTATTCGTCATTGAATCCGAGAATGACGGTGGAGGGCATCATTGGCGAAGCGCTCTCGTATCATAAGATCGCCCGTGGAACGGCGCGCCGGGATCGGGTCGTTTATCTCTTAGAGCGGGTGGGCCTCAGGCCCGAGCATCTGCGTCGTTATCCTCATGAGTTTAGCGGTGGCCAACGACAACGGATTGGCATTGCCAGAGCCCTCGCGCTCAATCCGCGGCTGATCATCGGCGATGAACCGGTTTCTGCCTTGGATGTCTCCATTCAGGCTCAGGTGTTAAATCTCCTATTGGAACTGCAGGAGGAATTTGAGCTATCCTATCTGATCATTGCCCATGATCTTCGGGTGGTTGAGCATATTTCCGATCGCGTGGCAGTGATGTATCTCGGTAAAATTGTCGAGCTGGCGAGTTCAGCCGATCTATATCGGAATCCCCAACATCCTTATACTGAGGCGCTGCTCTCCGCCATCCCAATTCCAGATCCACGGGCGAAAAAGCAGCGGATCCTGTTGCCAGGAGATCTTCCATCTCCTATTGATCCGCCAGCAGGCTGCCGATTTCATACCCGTTGCCGGTATAGAATGCCGATCTGCGAGCGGATCGAACCAGAATTTAAAATGATAGCACCTCAGCATTGGGCTGCTTGTCATTTGCGCGGAAATTAGATACAACAACTCGATATTCAACCCACAACAATTGTGTGGGTTGTATTGGCGATTGACAAATACGAATGAGTGCGATAGTCTCGAAAAAGAAAAATTCACTTGCCCGACTCACTCGGTTGCTTTCAGTTGTTCAAGGGAAAAAAAGCGCATTGATTGTCGGCCATACCAATCCAGATCCAGATTCCATCGCCAGCGCTCTGGGATTGCAATATCTGTTGCAAGAGCTTGGCAAGATCAAATCGACAATCGCTTTTGACGGAATAATTGGAAGAGCCGAGAATCGGGCATTGATCGAATATCTCGAACTGGAATACCAATTTTTAGAGAACATTCAGCCTGAGAATTGGGAGATCGTGGCCTTGATCGATACCCATACGGGCATGGGCAATAACCCTTTGCCGGCTCACGTCCCTATCACGATAGAAATCGATCATCACCCGAAAACTGGGGAACATCAGAAGGTGTTGTTCAGCGATATCCGGGAGAATTTTGGGGCGACAGCCACGATAATTGCAGATTATTTGCTTTCTGCTGGGCTAAAAATTGGGACCAAATTAGCCACGGCGCTATTTTACGCGATCAAAGCAGAGACGCAAGATTTGGGACGCGAGGCCAAATCTACCGATCGCCGCGTGTATTTGACGCTTTATCAGATCATTGATTTCCGGGCGCTCGCCAAGATTCAACGGGCGGAACTCTCGCCGCTTTATTTTCAAGATATGGGACGCGCCATCCGTCGCACCAGAATTTTTGATGATGTGGCCATTTCCGCGCCAGGAAAAGTCAATAATCCTGATATGGTCGCTGAACTTGCCGATACACTCTTGCGTTTAAAAGACATTCGTTGGGCAATTGTCATGGGGTGTTATCGGGGGAACATGTTTATCTCTGTACGATCCAATGATCCAAATCGAGATGCCGGTGAACTAATTAAAAAAGTGGTGGGGAAAATGGGCTCTGCTGGAGGCCATGAAACATTTGCCGGCGGCAGGATCCCTTGTGAAGATGATCCCAGAGCATTCTGGCGATTAAAAGAAATGATCCAGCGCCGGTTTTTAAGAGAATTGGGTTATGATCGAAGACGAAGAGGGAAAAAACTCATTTCATTAGACAGATAATACAATGACATTCAAACAATTGGCAATAGCAACAGCCAGACAGGCTGGGGCAATTCTTCGGGACAACCTCGGCCAATATGGCACATATCACGCAGAAAATAAAAGCCCGTTCGATTATGTCACTGAAGTCGACCGCACCTGCGAGCAATTCATTATCAATTCCATCACAGAGCATTTCCCAGATCACGAAATCCTTTCCGAGGAATCGGGGCGTAACAAGAATGATAATGAGTTCTGCTGGATTGTTGACCCCTTGGATGGTACAACCAATTTCATTCACGGCAATCCCCACATTGCGGTTTCCATCGCGTTGCAACATGCGGGCAAGATCATTTTGGGCGTTGTTTACGATCCATTTCGCGATGAAATGTATTCCGCCGAACGTGGGAAAGGCGCCTATTGTAACAACAAACCGATTCATGTCTCCCATTTAAATCAGATCAATCGTTGTTTGATTGCTACTGGTTTTCCGTTTCGCTGCAAAGAGCTATTGGACGAGTATTGGAAGGTGCTCTCGGCGATATTTATGGCGGTTAGTGGTATTCGACGCACTGGTTCCGCCGCTCTGGACCTCGCTTACGTGGCTTGTGGCAGATTCGATGGGTTCTGGGAACTACGGCTCAGTCCCTGGGATATTGCCGCGGGCTCGCTGCTCATCGAAGAGGCCGGGGGAAAAATCAGCGATTTCGAAGGCGAGGACAACCATATCTGGGTGGGCGATGTGGTCGCCTCAAATGGCATGATTCATGATTTCATTCTTAGTGAAGTAAAAAAAGTTTTTCCTTTGAACCCCTGACAAAAAGACCAAATTCATCAAATGCACAGCTTGAGCTCTATAGCTGGTTCGGCAGAGGGATCAATGCCGTCTTAATGACGAGCAAAGATGAATGGAGCTTCTCAAGCTAATTGCTGCGAATCTACACGACAGACGTTCATTGGATCGCGCTCATCAGTCGCCAAAATAAATCAGCAGCCTTAATATTTTATTAGCATCCATCAAATAGCCAACCTGACACGTCAGCGTTTGATTATGATCATCACGCTGATGGAAAATTTTTGGGTTCGTTGAATTTTAAAAAAGGCATTGGCATAAAAATTTATAAGATTTTTTTAGGAAATCAGGCTTTTTTTACTTATATTCGGCACATAATTCACTGGATTTTGATAGAACTCAGGAGATGTCTATGAAAAGACTCGTTGTGTTATTGTTGCTGCTTGGTGTTTGCATTTTGGCTTGTGGCAAAAAGGGTGATGTGATTAAGTTGCAGAAGGACACGCCGGCATACGCCTTGGCCAAGGCGTTGTCAGAGAAGCTGCCATTCCTCGATCCAGATAAAAACAATAAGCTAATTATCTGCAAAGCGTTCACAATAACGACCGGGGAGGTGATGCGCGCGATTTATGATAATTCTGGAAGTCGCGCTGAACAGCTTAAAAACATCGATGTGAATCGGGTCAAAGAAATCATCCTTCAAAGCGCAAGGGGGATTGCTGAGCAGAAACTGGTGCTAAATGAGATAAAGCGTTCACAGTTCGTCGCCTCCGAGCCAGAGATCGATAGCCTCATGAACATGCAATATCAACGTTACGGCGGCGAGGCCCAGTTCAAGCAATTGGTTACACAAAGTGGGGCGAACTACGAAAGCGTTAATCGCGATATGCGCAATGTATTCCTGATCGACCAGTACCTGGAATCGATCCTTGGTGACAAGCTCGATGTTTCAGAGGAAGAGGTTGCCTCGGTGAGGCACATTCTATTAAGTACTCAAGGCAAAAGCGAGGCGGAGAAGAAGGTCATTCACCAAAAAATGATGGTGGTGCTGATCCGCGCCCGCGCGGGTGAAGATTTTGCTGAACTGGTCAAAGAATACAGCGAAGACCCCGGCTCGAAGAACAATGGTGGCTTATATGAGAACTTTCCCCGAGGGACTATGGTGAAACCGTTTGAAGATGCTGCCTTTTCAGTCCCAGTGGGTGAGCTCAGCGATATCATCGAGACCAATTATGGGTATCACATCCTAAAGGTCGTCGATCGCAAGAAGATCAAAGAGCTCAATCCCCCCAATCCCGATTTGGAGGACCAGCTCAAAGCCAAAAAGAAGCCCCAATTGTTTCAAGAATATATGAAAAAGATAAAGGAAGAGCAGGGCTACAAGGAGATTGAATTTTGATCGAGATCAAAATGATCTATTCCATCAAATGAAACTGCTTGGTTTGAGCGAATTGGAGTAATGGAATTTATCATCGGGTGCATTTTAGCCGAGAAAAATCCCATTACTCCATCCGTTCAATTTTGTCGATCAGCCTCCTGAAACAGGTGGCTGCAAGGTGATCACCTGACCATCCTGCGGTTGGTAATCCAATCGCTTGAAACTTCCATCCACATAAGCAAAGGCGACCTGATCGTGAGGGATATCGAATCGCTCAAGGATTTGTTTCAGCGATAACCCTTCTTCAACCTCAATGCGTCGAGTATATTGATCGACATCGGGTTTTAGCTTCTCTCTCAGTTTTCCACCAGATTTCAGATAAATCACCATGGGTACTTTCCTGACTTACTTTGATAAAAGAAATGAACTTCAATGTTCAATTGGACTTTTTGAAAACAACCAGATAGTTTCTGAGCCGACTCGTTACTGGCGGGCGATTGTTCGTTGCATTGATCACTTGGCCCTTTATTCACTTGGTACCAATTGATCTATCCAAATATCAAATTGAATTCAACCAAAAGATCAGCAATTTCTCGGTTTTTTATTTTGGCTTCCTTTTGGATGATGGGAAATTAGTATGCAACCCAGAAGGGCGCCAAGCGATGCGTTGAAATTAATCAGATCGATCTTTTTCGTCCGTGATCACTGAGACGATCGCCTGAATATTTTTTTGAGCCAGAGATTTTTGAATCTCTTTGGCGATTTCCCGCTCAACCCGGGATTGAATATTCATGAAACGGGAGGCCAATTTAACGAGCCAGCGAGGGCGCTCTCGTTCTGCAATTTCTCGAGCATTGATAATAGTAATGGTTATCATGGCGATTTTCGAGTGAATGACTGAATTTATTTTCAATCTGCCATTGTCGTCTGATG
Above is a genomic segment from candidate division KSB1 bacterium containing:
- the lon gene encoding endopeptidase La, encoding MLDGNFARLKDRDEVENIVIPERLPIIPLRDFIVFPYMVTPLIIARAKSMRLIDQVMDGDKLVGLVAQKRPEIEDPDADSLFHFGTAAYVLKVLRFPDGSLRVLVQGLSRIKILKYVQENPFFVGRVKKLEDRFEFNLEAQALLRNISHQFQRIAMLVPNLPDELQIAVMNMDDPSRLTDLLASNLNLSLFEKEDILETVDVRDRMEKLTIFLNRELEVLEMGSKIQSQVQSEMGKNQREFYLREQLKAIQRELGESDERTAEINELKQRIAEAQMSEQAEKEALRELDRLSKMPPGAAEYTVSRTYIDWLVSLPWAKTTEDNLDINEAERILNQDHYDLEKVKERILEYLAVRKLKQDMKGPILCFVGPPGVGKTSLGRSIARALNRKFIRISLGGVRDEAEIRGHRRTYIGALPGRIIQGIKNAGSNNPVFMLDEIDKLGTDFRGDPSSALLEVLDPEQNHSFSDHYLDVAFDLSKVLFITTANYLDPIPPALRDRMEVIELPGYTLEEKLQIAFQYLIPKQLDEHGLPRKSVAFQKQAIKHVISNYTREAGLRDLERQIAKICRKIARQFAAGNTDRVVVSKATIAQFLGPEKFFAEVAERITEPGIATGLAWTPYGGDILFVECSLIKGQKGLLLTGQLGDVMKESAQAAMTYVRSHAKQLGIKKDQCDNCEVHIHVPAGAIPKDGPSAGITMVIALISLLKNVKVKNNLAMSGEITLRGKLLPIGGVKEKLLAARRAGIKQVILPRRNENDLIELPAEIKNDLTIHLIDNIDQAVEIVFGR
- a CDS encoding dipeptide ABC transporter ATP-binding protein, producing the protein MPTKQSILLQVRDLKKYFPIKGGIFGSVKGYVHAVDGISFDLKRGETLGLVGESGCGKSTAARLILRLIEATSGEIVFDGRNIREMDHKQLQRLRREMQIVFQDPYSSLNPRMTVEGIIGEALSYHKIARGTARRDRVVYLLERVGLRPEHLRRYPHEFSGGQRQRIGIARALALNPRLIIGDEPVSALDVSIQAQVLNLLLELQEEFELSYLIIAHDLRVVEHISDRVAVMYLGKIVELASSADLYRNPQHPYTEALLSAIPIPDPRAKKQRILLPGDLPSPIDPPAGCRFHTRCRYRMPICERIEPEFKMIAPQHWAACHLRGN
- a CDS encoding DHH family phosphoesterase, with amino-acid sequence MSAIVSKKKNSLARLTRLLSVVQGKKSALIVGHTNPDPDSIASALGLQYLLQELGKIKSTIAFDGIIGRAENRALIEYLELEYQFLENIQPENWEIVALIDTHTGMGNNPLPAHVPITIEIDHHPKTGEHQKVLFSDIRENFGATATIIADYLLSAGLKIGTKLATALFYAIKAETQDLGREAKSTDRRVYLTLYQIIDFRALAKIQRAELSPLYFQDMGRAIRRTRIFDDVAISAPGKVNNPDMVAELADTLLRLKDIRWAIVMGCYRGNMFISVRSNDPNRDAGELIKKVVGKMGSAGGHETFAGGRIPCEDDPRAFWRLKEMIQRRFLRELGYDRRRRGKKLISLDR
- a CDS encoding inositol monophosphatase gives rise to the protein MTFKQLAIATARQAGAILRDNLGQYGTYHAENKSPFDYVTEVDRTCEQFIINSITEHFPDHEILSEESGRNKNDNEFCWIVDPLDGTTNFIHGNPHIAVSIALQHAGKIILGVVYDPFRDEMYSAERGKGAYCNNKPIHVSHLNQINRCLIATGFPFRCKELLDEYWKVLSAIFMAVSGIRRTGSAALDLAYVACGRFDGFWELRLSPWDIAAGSLLIEEAGGKISDFEGEDNHIWVGDVVASNGMIHDFILSEVKKVFPLNP
- a CDS encoding peptidylprolyl isomerase, encoding MKRLVVLLLLLGVCILACGKKGDVIKLQKDTPAYALAKALSEKLPFLDPDKNNKLIICKAFTITTGEVMRAIYDNSGSRAEQLKNIDVNRVKEIILQSARGIAEQKLVLNEIKRSQFVASEPEIDSLMNMQYQRYGGEAQFKQLVTQSGANYESVNRDMRNVFLIDQYLESILGDKLDVSEEEVASVRHILLSTQGKSEAEKKVIHQKMMVVLIRARAGEDFAELVKEYSEDPGSKNNGGLYENFPRGTMVKPFEDAAFSVPVGELSDIIETNYGYHILKVVDRKKIKELNPPNPDLEDQLKAKKKPQLFQEYMKKIKEEQGYKEIEF
- a CDS encoding MoaD/ThiS family protein, with product MVIYLKSGGKLREKLKPDVDQYTRRIEVEEGLSLKQILERFDIPHDQVAFAYVDGSFKRLDYQPQDGQVITLQPPVSGG